The window CAAATCGAGGCAAAACTAAGGACCCTATTAACCACGAGAGCAAAATGTAATCTGATATAACTTCGCAAAAACTGTAACTCATTACGAAAAAAACGATCTATCCTCCGCTGCCCTGCTTCCAGGGCAGTTGTTCAGAGGTTCCTTAAGTCTGCGGGGCCGCTTTCCGTCTGCGGGGCCGCTTGTCGGACCCGTGTAGGGGCCGACCTGCGTATCGGCCCTCCGAACGGGCGGACACATAGGTCCGCCCCTACCTGATCACCCTATCCGCTCGCACCAGCACGTTTGGCTCAACCGTCACGCCGATTTGCTTGGCGGCTATCAGACTGATCACGAGCTCAAACTTCATTGGCTGCTCGACTGGAATCTCGGCGGGCTTGGTGCCTTTCAAGATCTTGTCGACAAAGTCAGCGGCGCGCCGCCATTGGTCCGTTTGGCTCGGCCCGTAGCTCATTAAGCCGCCGGCCTCAACAAACTCACTGTCTGGATACATCGCCGGCAACCGGTTCTTTGCCGCGAAGTCCAACACTTGACGTTGCGCAGTATTGATAAGTGGACCTGTGGTCGTAATGAGCGCCTGGGCGCCGTCCCTTTTCGCTCGCGCGAATGCGCTCTCAAAATCGTCAAGGCTTCGCACTGGAAGGGAGAGAAGTTTGAGTCGCAACGCCTTGGCCGCAGCCTCCATGTCTGTAAGGGGCAAGTTTCCCCTCGCACCACCTGATCCCCCCCCAGAGGTAGGCCACCCGGGCAATCTTAGGGAATGCTTCCTTGAGCAGCTCCAACCGCTTGCCATCTAGATCTGGCGACATGAGGCTAAGTCCGGTGATATTCCCGCCTGGTCGCGCCAGGCTGGAAACAAATCCACTTCCTACTGGGTCGCCAGAACCAGCGAATACGATGGGAATCGTCGCGCTCGCCTTCTTAGCAGCTGAAATAGTCGGAGCTCCGACGGTGACGATGACGTCAACTTTGAGACGGACCAGCTCAGCTGCAAGGTCGGGCAGCCGTTCGAGTTTCCCTTCCGCATATCGGTACTCAATGACAATGTTTTTTCCTTCGACATAGCCAAGCTCGCGCAGCCGTCGGCGAAATGCTTCGACCCGGGCCGACATGACGGACGCGGGGGGCGTGACCAGAATTCCTATCCGGGGAATTCTCGCTGACTGCTGCGCCTGAGCTGAAACGGGAAGAGCCAAGAGCATCGAGCAAAAAGCTCGCCGCGTGATTTTTTTAGTCATGATTTTCTCCGTTAACAATTTCAGCCCGAGGCTGATCCGCCTATGGCGGAGCCTGTTTCAGCCGTATCCGCCAAAGGACGGATCAGCCCCAAATTTCCGCAAAAGGACGGACCAGCCTTAAATTGCGTGGCTGGGTTTGGCTGAGGCTGATCCGCCTTAGGCTGAGCCTATTGCCTTCTTAAGACTCACCCATCACTTTTTTCATCCGTTCGACGATATCCGGCGGCTGATGAATTACTTCCTTCGCCAACGCTTCGAGCCGCTCGCCGCTCACCGGCGCGATTTTCCATTGACGCTTCTTCGCTTCAGCGACGAATTCGCCATCCTTCAACATATTCAGATAAGCATCGCGCAAAAGCTTCACGCGATCGGTTGGAATTCCCGGCGTAGCGAGAATCGGCCGGCCAAACGCGCCGGGGCCGAGCACGACGCGCGCCAGACGTTTTTTTGCCTCCATGCCTTTGTCGTTTTTTTCCTGGTCCATCAACTCCCAGATCGTCGGAACGTCGGGCAAACGTTGATTGCGCTTGTTGCCGGTCTGAACGAGAAATCTAACGAAGCCGTTCCTCGCCCAAGTTTTTCCCGGCTCGCGCCCGAAAAACGCGCTGATTGTCGTGCCGCGGCAGTGAATCTCGGTTTTCTCCACTGCGAGGTCGACGTCAGCGGCGCCGGGATAGCCGGTGACCATGTTGAGTTTAACGCCGAACACTTCTTCGAGCAGTTTCGGAATATAAAAGCCGGTGCTGCCGACTCCCGACGCACCGCAACGCGGCGCTTCACTAGCTTTGCGCAGATCGAGCAGCGTCTTGTACGGTTGATCCGAGCGCATGAAAAACAGCTCGTCGTTTTCCTCCGGCGTGCCGATCCAAGTAAACTTCGCCCAGTCGAATTGCACTTCCTTGCGGCCCAGCAATTGGGCGAAATAAATCGGCGCGGTCACCGCGCCAAGTGTAAGCCCGTCGGGTTTGGCGATGCTGTAGACATAATTCGCCGCGGTGATGGAACCGCCGCCGGGCATGTTTTGGACGAGGATCTCCGGCTTGCCGGCAATTTGTTTCGGCAAATGCTGCGCCACCACGCGCGCATAAAGATCGCTCGCCGCGCCGGCGGAAGCGCCGACGACGATCTTCATCTGTTTGCCTTTGTAGAAGTCGCTTTGGGCTTGTGCGCTTGAAATAGTCAACATCAGAAGGGAGTGGACGAGTGCGGCGCAAGCGTTTTTCCGAAACCTCCTCGCCCTCCCTTGGAGGGAGAGGATTAGAGGTGAGGGTGGTGTTTCACGCGTGACGCACGGACCCTCACCCTCGCCCTCTCCCGCAAGCGGGCGAGGGAACGGAAAAGATGAATCGAACGATTTATGATCCATAAAACTAAAAATGATCTTGAACATTCGAACTATCTCCGCTTGCGCTTGGGCGCATACTTCGCTTCGAACTTACTCAACTCGGTCATGCCCGTCGCATCCCACGGCAGTTTCGCCCCGCCCGTAAAAGGTGTGTCAGGATGCGCCAGCACAAACTCATCCCAAGCACGCATGTCTTTCTTTTTGAATTCTTGAAAGAACGACCAGGCGGCAACTTTCAAAACTTGATCGGGTAAAAACGTGTACCACGCCGCGTTGAGGCCGAGCGCTTTATGTTCGGCAAATGTCAACGCGCGCGGCAATTGCCCTTTCATCGCCGAGAACGGGCCTTTGACGACTTTGCGCGCGCGCTTGATCTCGGCCACCGAATGCGGCGATTCGAACTGCACCCAGTCCGCGCCGCCGTCACTTTCGTACAATCGCAAACGCTTGAGCAGCTCGGCCATGCCGCCATTGACCGCGTTGCGCGCGTAACACTGCGCCATGATCACGAAGTCCCGATCGATTTCATTCTTGGCGTCCACCGCGACGCGATAGCGTGTCACCGCCTCTTCGCGGGAGATGACGGAAATGCCCGCCGAACCAGTGCGCCGTTTCTGATCGAGCGGTTGGTCGTCGAGACGAAGCCCAGCGAGGCCGGCTTCGATGCATTCTCTCACCAGCCGGCGCACCGCCATGATGCCGCCATGCCCGGTGTCGCCGTCGAGGATCACCGGCATCTTGACGCTCTTGGCGATCCACTTGGCGAATTCCACGCATTCGGTCATCGAGAGAATCCCGAGATCGGGTTGGCCGGTGTAGTTGCCGCCGGTGATGCTGGTGCCGACGAAGCAGGCTTCAACGCCATTAGCCTCCATGATTTTCCCGTGAAACGCGTTGGGCGCGCCGAGCACGGCGAGAACTTTATGCTTGCGGCACAGTAATTGGCGCAATTTAGTTGTCGGTTTCATGGCGCATACCGCCGATAATATTTTACCGCGTTATCCCAAAACAGTTTTTTCTTATCTTCTTCCTTGAGCTTCCAGCCCAGCACGGTTTCGACGGTGACTGGAAACCAACTTTCGCCGTGCGGATAGTCCGAGCCGAACATGAGGATGTCGGGGCCGAGCAGATCGATGACACTTTGGGTGATCGCTTCGCCTTCGGAGACTTCGATGCTCTGAAAGTAGCGCCCACCGGTGACGTAGTCACGAATGGTTTGTTCCAAACGCGGCAGAGCTTCCGGGCAGAGCTTAGTGTGTTCTTCCAGCCGACTCACCCACGACGGCAGCCAGCCGTGACCCGTGTTGTAGCAAAGTGATTATGTCAGGGGTTAACGGCATTGCCGTTAACCCCTGACATAATCACTTTGCTACAACACCAACCGCGCGAATTGTTGACTTCCACCTATGAACATGATTTTTCTCTAAGTTCTAATCGAAGACTCAGGAGGATTCGTATGGCAAGAATGCTGATAGCCGGCGAGTTGGTCGACTCGGAGAGCGGCGAAACAACAATAATTAAAAATCCGGCGACTGGAGAGGTCGTCGACAACGTTCCCAAAGGAACCATCAAAGATATTCGGCGGGCTATCGATGCCGCCAAGGGCGCGCTGAAGAAATGGTCGACCATGGCGCCGTCCAAGCGCGGTGCGATTCTACTCGCCGCGGGCCATACGATTCTCCAACGAGAAAAAGAGCTCGCCACCTTGTTGACCAAAGAACAAGGTAAACCGATGCGCGAGTCGATTCTGGAAATCCGCCGCTTCGTGCATACCCTCGATCATTACGGCGGCATGGCGAAAACCATGCGCACCAGCGCGGTCATGCTCGACACCGGCCGCCATGGTTTGGTGATGCGCAAACCGTTAGGCGTTTGCGGTTCGATTGTACCGTGGAATTTCCCGGTTTCGTTAATGGGCAATAAATTAGGACCAGCGTTGCTCTCCGGTAACTGCGTCGTCGTCAAACCAGCCGGTACCACGCCGCTCACCGATTTGGCCACCTGCGAGATCATCGACAAGGCGATCCAAGACGCCGGCGGCCCCAAGGGCGTTTTGAATTGCGTCACCGGCCCCGGCAGCGTGGTCGGCGAAGAGTTGCTGGTCAATCCGATCGTTAGAAAAATCGGTTTCACCGGCGCTACCGACACCGGCCGCCGGGTCATGCAGGCAGCCTCAGCCGACTTCAAGCATGTAACTTTGGAACTGGGCGGCAGCGATCCGATGATCGTCTGCGACGACGCCGATATCGATCGCGCCGTCAGCGCCGCCTCCGTTGGCCGCTTTTTCAATTGCGGCCAAGCCTGCCTGGCGGTGAAGCGGCTTTACCTATTCGACAGCATCGCCGATGATTTCATCGCCAAGCTGGTCGAGAAAGCGAAAAAAATCAGCATCGGCAACGGTCTCAAGGCTGGCGTCCTGATGGGCCCGCTGCATACAAAAGAACAGCGACAAGAAGTCGAAGATCAGGTCGAAGACTCGGTCAAACGCGGCGGCAAGTTGGTCTTCGGCGGCAAGCGGCCCGCCGGCGAAGATTACGACAAAGGTTTTTACCTGCAACCGACCATCGTCGCCGATGTCGACCCAGCCTCACGCATGATCCAAGAGGAAGTCTTCGGTCCGGCGCTGCCAATCGTGCGGGTGAAGACTTTGGACCAAGCGATCGAACATGCCAACGGCTCGATCTTCGGCCTTGGCTCGTCGATCTGGACCCGCGATATCAACCGCGCCATGTACGGCGCGGAAAATATCGAAGCCGGTTACACCTGGGTCAACTCGGCGCAGATCATCTATGACGAACTGCCCTTCGGCGGCGTCAAGCAGAGCGGCCTGGGCAAAGAGCATGGTGACGAGGCGATCGATTACTACACCGATTCCAAATCGGTGGTGATCGCCACCGATGTCGGCGGCGAGATCATCGGCGGCGAGTAAGCCGCGAAGCGGATTCCAGATTACATATTCCAGATTCCAAATTTGGAATATTGAATTTGGCATCTGGAATTGTGACCATGAATGTAGACCTGCCAGACATCTACAACGCCGCCACGACCTTCGTCGATGAAAACATCGCGCAAGGTCGTGGCGGCAAGGTTGCGATCTACTATCAAGATCAAAAGATCACCTACCAAGAAGTTTTCGAAAACGTCAATCGTACCGGCAACGCGCTGAAAGATCTCGGCATCGAGATCGAGCAGCGCGTTCTCGTCATTCTGCCGGATTCACCCGAATTCGCTTATTCCTTCTTCGGTGCGATCAAGATCGGCGCCGTCGCCGTGCCGACCAATCCTTGGATGTTCGCCAAGGATTACGAATATCTGATCAACGACAGCCGCGCCCGGGCCATTGTCGTGCACGAGTCGACGCTGCCCGAGATCGAAAAGATCTGGGACAACACGCCTTTCTTGAAACATGTCATCGTCGTCGGCAAGCCGAAGGGTAAAGCGCTCTCCTACGAGAATTTAATCGCCAAAGCATCGGACAAACTCGAAGCGGCAAAAACCTTGAAAGACGATGTCTGCTTTTGGGGCTATACCTCGGGCAGCACCGGCAGCCCTAAGGGCGCCGTCCATTTGCAGCACGACATGATCACGATCAGCGATCTGTTCGTCGAACCGGTGCTGCAGATGAAAGAAAACGATCTGTGCTTCTCGGCGTCGAAAATGTTTTTCTCCTACGGCTTGGGCAACTCTCTCTACTTTCCTTTCCGTTTCGGCGCCTCCACCGTGCTTTGGCCGGAGAAGCCGGAGCCGGAAAAAATTCTCCAAGTAATAGACAAGTACAAACCGACATTCTTTTTCTCGGTGCCGACGCTGTTCGCGCGTTTCCTGCGCATCGATAAGAAGTACGACATGAGATCGCTGCGCACTTGTCTTTCGTCGGGCGAACCTTTGCCACCGGCGCTGTTTCATCAATGGAAAGAGCGCACCGGTTTGGAACTACTCGACGTCGTCGGCTCCACCGAAGCGACCCATGATTTCTTGGCCAATCGACCTGGTCGGGCGAAAGCCGGCAGCAGCGGCGAAGTGACGCCGGCGTTTGAAGCGCGCATCGTCGACGACAACGGCCACGACGTGCCCATTGGTGAAGTCGGCAATTTAATGGTCAAAGGCGACGCCACCGCGCCGTTTTATTGGAACAAGCACGAACAGACCAAGCGCATGATGCAGGGCGAGTGGTTGAAGACCGGCGATACTTATTACCGCGACGCCGACGGTTATTACTGGTACTGCGGCCGCTCCGACGACATGATGAAGGTCGGCGGTCTGTGGGTTTCGCCCATCGAGATCGAAAACACTTTGATGGAACACCCGGCGGTGCTCGAATCCGGCGTGGTGGCGGACGAAGACGCCGACGGTTTGCTCAAGCCGAAAGCTTTCATCCTGCTCAAGAGCGAATATAAAGCCAGCGACGCGCTCAAAGTCGAATTACAGAATCACGTCAAGAGCAAACTCCAACCGTATAAATATCCGCGCTGGGTCGAGTTCGTCGACGACCTGCCGAAAACCGTGACCGGAAAAATTCAACGCTTCCGTCTGCGCACTAAACAATAATTCGAATTCGCCAAGGAGATTTTATGGCCACCAACATCAAAGAGCTCAAAGAGCAGCTCGCTTATTCCTGCAACATCCTCGCGAACGAAGGCCACTGGGACAACATCCTAGGCCATGTGTCGGTTAGAATCCCTGGGCAGAATAAGATTCTCATGAAGCCGCACAGCTTCGGCTTCGAAGAAATCCGGCCGCAGCATATTATCGTGGTCGATATTGAATCCGGCAAAAAAACCGACGGCAAGTTCGAGCGCCACTCAGAAGTTTTTATCCACACGGAAATCATGAAGGCACGCAAGGATGTCAACTGCGTCGTCCATTCGCATCCACCCTACGCCACCGCCTTCGGCGCCTTAGGCCAAAAGCTTCGCCCGATCAGCCATGAAGGAAATATTTTCTACGAGGGTCTGCCCACCTTCGATTACACCACAGCGTTAATTCGCACGCCGGAACTCGGTGTCGAAGTTGCGAAAAGCCTCGGCAACTACCGCGGCGTGCTGATGAAAAATCACGGCTCAACAGTCGTCGGGCCGACCATCGAAGTGGCGACACTGTATGCAATTTTCTTAGAAAAAGCCGCGCGCATTCAGCTCATGGCCACCGCGTCGGGCGATCCTTCTTGGACCAGCGATGCCGAAGCCGCGGTCAAGTACGAGCAGATCTACACGCCGCACCGCTTGGATTCCATGTGGGACTATTTCGTGCGCCGGGCCAAGAAGCTGCGCAAGTTGTAGGGGCGACTGGTCGGTCGGCGTTGCGGGTCTACCTGGTTGCCGTTCCTTTGAAGAATCCCTGCTTGTCCAGCTCGGCGACGAAGCGCATGTCCGTGAAATCGTCGGGTTTGGCGTTCTTGGCTGCCGGATCGCCCACTGAAACATCGGCAAGAACGTTTTCCATGCCTTTGCGTGTGATGTAGGGCGGGTATTCCAGGTTATCGCGGAACTGGTTGTAAGTATCCTCGGCGATTTCAATCTCTTTGACACGCAAATATTTCTGAATCATTTTCAGCGCCGCGGCTTTGTTGTTGCGAAAAATTTGCACGCCCTCGGCGTACGAGCGGACCACACGGCGGACGGTTTCTTCATTGGCTTTGATATAACTGCGGCTGGCGCCCACCGCCACCGAGACGAACTCCGGTCCGTCTTTGGCGAGGTTCATCAGTTCGTTCAATCCCGCCTTGCGCGCTCGGCTGTTGGTCGGCGGCGAAACCACGCCGGCATCGACCTGGCCGGTCATCAATGCGGTTAAAATATTCGGCACTTCCAACAACGGCAGGATTTGATAATCGCTCTGCTTCAACCCGCCCGAGTTGAGCGCGAACAGCGCCGAAGTGTGGGTCGAAGAACCGACCCGGGTGATACCGATTTTTTTACCGCGCAAATCGGCGATCCGTTTGATTTCCGGTTTAGCCATCAAAGAAAAAACCTGCCGGTTGGTGGCGCCGACGACAAAAGCGATGTTGGCGCCTTTCAAATTCGCCTGCACTTGATTGGCGCCGTCCATGTAGGAAAAACCGATCTCGCCGGCGAGAATCGCTTGGATGCCGCGAGAGCTCGACGCGATGTGCAGCAACTCGACATCCAAGCCGTTCTTTCTAAACAACCCTTCTTGCTGGGCCATGAACATGCCGCTTTGGGCGCCGGTGACCGCCGTCCAGTTGATCCGCACCTGGGTTTGCGCCCAGGCCTGAGCCGACAGCAGCAGGATAAATACGGTCGCGGCGATTTTTCCAGTTAGGCTTTTCATGTTTCTCCTTGGCGTTAAGACTGGCTCAAAGGTAACAATTCGCGGTGCTAATTCAACCCGTTTGGCAAGCTACAAAAACCGTGTTAGAAACGGCGCCATGAGCAAAAAAGTTCATCTCACGCTCGCCGTTGGCGACTACGAAAGCATCCGCGCGCTCAAAGAAGGCACGGTGAAAGCCGACGGCATCGAGCTCACCGTGATCACCGATATGAATTCGGATGTGCGCCACTGGCGCATGCTGAGAAATCGCGAGTTCGATTGCGCTGAGCTATCGATGTCGAATTATTTAATGGCCAAATACATCGGTTTGCCGTTCACCGCCATTCCAGTTTTCCTCCACCGCCGGTTTCGCCACGGTTTTATTTTTTTGAACGCCAACAAGGCCATTACCAAGCCGAGCGATCTGATCGGCCGCAAAGTCGGCCTGCGCAATTTCCAAGCGACGGCGAATTTATGGATTCGCGGCATTCTCGAACATGAACATGGCGTGCCCCACAAAAGTATCAACTGGCTCAAACAAGACGACGAAGAGGTCGACTGGACGCCGCCAGCGGATTTAGAAATTCACCGCATTCCAGCCGGAAAAAGTATCGAGAAAATGTTGGTCGAAGGTGAAATCGACGCGCTGATTCATCCAGAACTGATCCAGCCCGTTCTCGACAAAGACCAGCGCGTTACCCGGCTGTTTCCAAACTATCGGCAACTGGAAATGGATTACTTTAAACGCACGGGAATTTTTCCGATCATGCACACCACCGCGATCAAGCAAGAGATCGTCGACAAGTATCCCTGGGTGCCGATCAATCTCTACCAAGCTTTGGAAGCGTCGAAGAAAGCCGCGTATAAGCGCATGGAAAATCCCCGCATCGTGCCGCTCGCCTGGTTTCGCTCGTTCTTGGAAGAACAGGAAGAGGTGCTCGGCACCGATCCATGGGTTTACGGCCTAGGCGAGGTCAATCGCAAGGCGCTGGAAACCTTGATGCTGTATTCACAAGAGCAAGGGCTTCTGGGCAGAAAAATGGCCCTCGACGAACTGTTTATCAATACGGAGGCGCACTCTTAATCATGGCTGTAAACAACGTCGCAATCGTTGCCGGCGTCGGGCCTGGCACAGGAGCGTCATTGGCGCGCGCCTTCGCGCGTGAAGGCTATGCCGTTGGCTTATTATCGCGCCATGCCCAATCGAGCGAGCCGGTGGCCAATGATATTCACAACAGCCGCGGCAAAGCGCTGTTCGTCGCCACCGATGTAACCGATCGCCAGAGCGTCAACGATGCCGTGGCAAAAATTCGCGAAAAGTTCGGACCGATCAGCGCCTTTGCCCACAACGCCAGCGGTTATGGCCGGGCGTCATTCCTAGAAATGGACCCCGAGCAGGTGCGCCAATCCTTCGAAGCCAACGTCATGGGCGCGGTCTATCTGGCCCAAGCGACGATTCCCGACATGCTTAAAATTGGCCATGGCTTCATCGCCTTGACCGGCGCCACGGCATCGCTGCGCGGCCGGGCCGGCTTCGCGCCCTTGGCCATCGGCAAGTCGGGGCTGCGCATGCTCGGCCAATCCTTGGCGCGGGAATTCCACCCAAAAGGTATCCACGTCGTCCACGTCATCGTCGATGGCCAGATCGACACGCCGAAGCTTCGGACCAGAGAGCCTAAACGCGCCCTCGATACGGTTATTCCCCCAGGCGCCATCGCCGATTCGATCATCGCGTGCCTCAAACAACCGGTTAACGCTTGGACTCAAGAAATCGATCTGCGCCCCGCTGTCGAGAATTTCTAGCGGATTGATCTTACAGCGTTATTGTCGTAGATTCCCGACACCTATTGTATGCACCGGAGCCATTCAAAAAATGGCTTCAGGTAAGGAGGGGCTATGTTCGGCAAGGGCGTATTTCAAGAAGAAGAAAACCTACTGCGGGATATCATTCGCAGCGTCGACAAAAAGATCGATTTTTCCGCTAAAGAAGGTGAAGGCACCAAGTTCATCGTCCGTCTCAAACTGCGCAATCACGAAGGCGATGTGATGCTCGACCTGGAAGATCTCAAAGCCGCGAAGAAAGACATGATCCGGCGCCATCAGGTCAGACAAAAAATCAAAGCCCGCAGCGAGCACTTGGACGAGACTCGTTACGGTCATGACATCATGGGCCGGCAAACTGCGAGAATGCTGAAAGCGGCGCCGAAACTCGAACCGATGGCGCAGCGTGGCGGCTTCGGCCGCGGTGGACCGCGCCGATAATTTTTCATCGCCGACATCATAATAATAATTAATTCCAATCAGTGACCGCAGAGGCGTCATGGGAAAAGCGCAACTGATTCGCCACGCCTTGGCTCAGCATGGACAGCTGATCATGCCCGGCGTCTACGATGCCCTAAGCGCCAAAATCGCCGCCCGCGCCGGTTTCGAAGTTGTTTTCATCACCGGCTACAGTCTTTCGGCGACGCTTTTGGGCGAGCCCGATTTCGGTTTATTAACCCAAACCGAAGTCGTCAGCGCGGCCCAGCGAATCTGCTCGGTGATCGACACACCGGTGATCGTCGATGCCGACACGGGCTATGGCAATGCCATTAACGTCATGCGCACGGTGCAGGATTTGATCCGTGCCGGCGCTGGCGGAATGTTTCTCGAAGATCAAGTCTGGCCCAAGCGCTGCGGCCATATGAAGGGGAAACAGGTTATCCCACTTGACGAGCAGGTAAAAAAGCTTAAAGCCGCGGTGGAAGCCAAAGGCGATAATGATTTTTTCATCGTCGCCCGAACCGACTCGCGCCAAGCTCTGGGTCTTGATGAAGCGATCAAGCGCGGTAAGGCATTCAAAGATGCCGGCGCCGACGCGGTTTTCATCGAGGCGCCTGAATCCAAAGAGGAAATGAAAGAGATTTCCCGCCAAGTGGCCGGTCCGCTGGTTGCCAACATGCTGGAGCGCGGCGTCACACCGCTGATGGAACCCAAAGAACTAAAAGAATTAGGCTTTGATTTGGTTGTTTGGCCCCTGGCGCCGCTCTATTCGGTCGCCAAATCGTTGACCGATGTTTATACGACGCTTAGACGGGATGGCTCGACTCTGGCTATTTTGGATAAGCTTATGCCATTCGATGAGTTCAATGGTATCGTCGGCCTCAACGAAAAATACGCTCTCGACGCAAAATATAAAAGCTAGTTATGTAAAAGTGAAAACGTTATAGCCGCATCGGCATTAACACGTACAGATAGCCATCGACACCGCTCTTGCGGATCACACTTGGGCTAAGTTCGTCCTTAAGTTCAATATCGATCTCACCGTCGCCGGTCAGCACGCCCAAAACATCCATCAGGTAGCGTGCATTGAAGCCGATGGAAATAGTTTTACCTTTGTAATCCGCTTCAATATCTTCCACCGCCTCGCCTAAGTCAGGATTGTTCGCCGAGATTGCGACTTTACCGTTGGTGAACTCCATGCGCACGCCCTTATAACGCTCGCTGGAAAGAATCGACACCCGGCGCAAAGCTTGCAGCAACTCGTCATGATCGAGCTTAGCGATGTTTGGATTACCCTGGGGAATCACTTTCGTGTAGTCGGGAAATTCGCTATCGATCAAGCGCATAAACAGCTCGACCTTGTCCTTGATGACTAACCCCATGTTTTCTTTGAATCCCAAGGAAACCACACCGTCATCGCTGCTCTCCAGCAGCTTTTTGAGTTCGGCCAATCCTTTGCGCGGCAGGATCACACCTTTGGTCAAACCGAGAGAACCGAGAGTTTTTTCTTCGAAGGCTAAGCGATGGCCGTCGGTGGCGACCATTTTCACGTTGCCGTTATCACCCTGTTCGATAAACACACCGGTCAAGCCATAACGGGTTTCATCACTGGAAACCGAAAAGATCGTTCGCTCGATCATTTGCCGCATGGTCGAAGCCGGCGTGGTCGATAAACCCTGACTATCGAATTTGGGAAACTGGGGAAATTCCTTGGCATCCATGCCGACGATTTTAAAAACCGATTTACCGCTGCGGATTTCCACCCAATCGTTATCTAAACGCTTCAATTGCACTTGGTCATTACGCACTTCACGAATAATTTCGTAAAGTTTTTTCGCGCTGACCGTGACCGTTCCTTCTTTGACGACATCGCCTTCGACCGCCCCACGAACGCCGATCTCAAGGTCGGTAGCGGTAATGCGAATTTCTTTTTTTTGCGCTTCAATCAGGACGTTAGCAAGGATCGGCATCGTATTACGCCGTTCGACAATGCTCTGTGTCCAATAAAGCGTTGCGAGGAGATCTCCGCGCTTGGCTTTAATTTCCATACTGCCTCCCCTAACTTCTATTTTTTAATATATATATAATAATTAGTAGTAATAGTAGGGGTTGTGGATAAAGCACAGAAACGCTTTTACTGAATCAAATCGGCAAGCTACCTTGTGACTTCGGTAAGGTCGAAATCTGTTCTTTTCACTTTAACCTAAGCGTGAACGCGTTTAGTCCATACAAGTTAACAGTTCACCTGCCAGTTAATCACAGGTTGTTCACATATTTTTACGGATGTTAAGATTTATTTCGAGCTTCTCAATGGTGTTGAGCATGTGGGGATCTTCTTTGATTTTTCGCTCAATGGTTTTTGACGCGTGAATCACGGTGGAGTGGTCGCGGCCGCCAAATTTATCGCCGATCGTTGGGAATGAAGTTTCGGT is drawn from Deltaproteobacteria bacterium and contains these coding sequences:
- a CDS encoding SDR family NAD(P)-dependent oxidoreductase, which encodes MGLRPRRGQSQGAGNLDAVFTRARASGQKNGPRRTVYQYGGALLIMAVNNVAIVAGVGPGTGASLARAFAREGYAVGLLSRHAQSSEPVANDIHNSRGKALFVATDVTDRQSVNDAVAKIREKFGPISAFAHNASGYGRASFLEMDPEQVRQSFEANVMGAVYLAQATIPDMLKIGHGFIALTGATASLRGRAGFAPLAIGKSGLRMLGQSLAREFHPKGIHVVHVIVDGQIDTPKLRTREPKRALDTVIPPGAIADSIIACLKQPVNAWTQEIDLRPAVENF
- a CDS encoding oxaloacetate decarboxylase, with the protein product MGKAQLIRHALAQHGQLIMPGVYDALSAKIAARAGFEVVFITGYSLSATLLGEPDFGLLTQTEVVSAAQRICSVIDTPVIVDADTGYGNAINVMRTVQDLIRAGAGGMFLEDQVWPKRCGHMKGKQVIPLDEQVKKLKAAVEAKGDNDFFIVARTDSRQALGLDEAIKRGKAFKDAGADAVFIEAPESKEEMKEISRQVAGPLVANMLERGVTPLMEPKELKELGFDLVVWPLAPLYSVAKSLTDVYTTLRRDGSTLAILDKLMPFDEFNGIVGLNEKYALDAKYKS
- the dnaN gene encoding DNA polymerase III subunit beta, encoding MEIKAKRGDLLATLYWTQSIVERRNTMPILANVLIEAQKKEIRITATDLEIGVRGAVEGDVVKEGTVTVSAKKLYEIIREVRNDQVQLKRLDNDWVEIRSGKSVFKIVGMDAKEFPQFPKFDSQGLSTTPASTMRQMIERTIFSVSSDETRYGLTGVFIEQGDNGNVKMVATDGHRLAFEEKTLGSLGLTKGVILPRKGLAELKKLLESSDDGVVSLGFKENMGLVIKDKVELFMRLIDSEFPDYTKVIPQGNPNIAKLDHDELLQALRRVSILSSERYKGVRMEFTNGKVAISANNPDLGEAVEDIEADYKGKTISIGFNARYLMDVLGVLTGDGEIDIELKDELSPSVIRKSGVDGYLYVLMPMRL